Genomic segment of Myxococcales bacterium:
TGAACGTGTTGGCCGGAAACGCGATGAGCGAACTCGAGACGAAAGGAGTCGAGTACCGTCTCGAAGCGCCGCGCTACGGGCACTTCCCCCAGGATGGATGGCACTTTCGCATCGCTTCGGATTGGGGAAAGGCGTCGTTGGTCCTGCTCGAGAGCTAACTCGCCGCGTCCTTCACTGATTCAGGCTCTCGTCCTGCCTCGCGCTGGCTGGGAAGACGCAGACACAGCGGAATCGTGATCAGCATCAATATACCGGCCAAGAAGAATGGCCCCCCGACGTGCCAGTCAAACAAGATGCCCGCGGCCACGGGTCCAAGCGTGCGCGCAGCAGAGGCAGCGGACTGGAAGCTGCCCATGACCGCCCCCCGCGTCGCAGCCGTAGCTTCTAGAGAAACCAGACTCAGCATGGAAGGCTGACATATCGCGCGGCCTACGGCCGACATTACGAGTGGAACCAGCAGCACCTCGATCGTAGTCGGATAGGGCACAGCGAGAAACGAAATCGCCATCAGGATCACTCCGACGAGCAGCAGGCGCTGTTCACCGTATCGTTTGGCCAGCGACCGAATCGCTCCGCCTTGAATGAGCATCATGACAAAGGCCATCAGGAACATGATGGGCCAGACATCCCAAGGCTCGTACCCGAAGCGATGGAACATGAAATAGATGAACAGCGACTCGAGTTGACACACGGCGAAGGTGAAGACGAAATTGATGCCCGAAAGTCGTCGCAGAAGCACGTTGTTTTTCAGGATTTCGAGTCGAGTTTGCGCTTCGTGTTCAATGAATTGGCGCGTCGGTTCCCGGAGAATTGGGTACGCGAATGCAAAATTGGCCGCTGCGAGCCCCGACGCGAACAGCATTGGAACCCCATAGCCAAAAACCGAGAGCATGCCTCCGATCACCGGGCCAAGGGTGAA
This window contains:
- a CDS encoding MFS transporter — translated: MSARRTRNPLYVLLAVIAIDLIGFGVAIPVLPYLAKEQHPEGWVLGLLLACYAAMQFVFAPVWGRLSDRIGRRQVILITIAGTSACLLLLGLSDSLFWLFVARVFGGVFGANISVATAYIGDVTEPEERTRWMGMVGVCFAVGFTLGPVIGGMLSVFGYGVPMLFASGLAAANFAFAYPILREPTRQFIEHEAQTRLEILKNNVLLRRLSGINFVFTFAVCQLESLFIYFMFHRFGYEPWDVWPIMFLMAFVMMLIQGGAIRSLAKRYGEQRLLLVGVILMAISFLAVPYPTTIEVLLVPLVMSAVGRAICQPSMLSLVSLEATAATRGAVMGSFQSAASAARTLGPVAAGILFDWHVGGPFFLAGILMLITIPLCLRLPSQREAGREPESVKDAAS